The Pseudoalteromonas translucida KMM 520 genome has a window encoding:
- the miaA gene encoding tRNA (adenosine(37)-N6)-dimethylallyltransferase MiaA produces the protein MSNLPVIFLMGPTAAGKTALAISLCEHLNTEIISVDSALVYKGMDIGTAKPDASELARAPHHLIDLLDPSETYSVADFRRDAIIKIDEFHQQGKVPVLVGGTMLYFKALIDGLSPLPEANVEIRAELEAQAAQYGWPHLYQELVKIDPQAAQKMSENDSQRINRALEVYKLTGKTMTELQKQKQPVLPYTFHQFAIAPTQRSELHQRIEKRFKIMLEQGFENEVSTLYLRKDLHPNMPSIRCVGYRQMWDYLAGEIDHDEMVFRGIAATRQLAKRQLTWLRSWPDVTWLTTGDEENLHRVVSSLS, from the coding sequence TTGAGTAATTTACCAGTCATATTTTTAATGGGTCCAACCGCCGCGGGTAAAACGGCGTTGGCAATTTCATTGTGTGAGCATTTAAATACCGAAATAATTAGTGTTGATTCAGCGTTAGTATATAAGGGTATGGATATTGGCACGGCTAAACCCGATGCATCAGAGTTAGCACGTGCTCCGCATCACTTAATTGATTTACTTGACCCAAGTGAAACTTATTCAGTTGCTGATTTTAGACGTGATGCGATAATAAAAATAGATGAGTTTCATCAGCAAGGTAAGGTGCCGGTATTAGTTGGCGGCACTATGTTGTACTTCAAAGCTCTGATTGATGGCTTATCACCACTGCCAGAAGCGAACGTGGAAATAAGAGCCGAACTTGAAGCGCAAGCAGCACAATATGGCTGGCCACATTTGTATCAAGAACTGGTAAAAATAGACCCACAAGCAGCGCAAAAAATGAGTGAGAACGACTCACAAAGAATTAATCGTGCTTTAGAGGTATACAAATTAACAGGTAAAACCATGACCGAACTGCAAAAGCAAAAGCAGCCGGTTTTACCTTATACTTTTCATCAATTTGCTATTGCGCCAACGCAGCGCAGTGAATTACATCAGCGAATTGAAAAAAGGTTTAAAATAATGCTCGAACAGGGGTTTGAAAATGAAGTTTCGACCCTATATCTACGTAAGGATTTACACCCCAATATGCCTTCTATTCGTTGTGTAGGTTATAGACAAATGTGGGATTACCTTGCGGGTGAAATTGACCATGATGAAATGGTATTTCGCGGCATTGCGGCTACACGTCAATTGGCTAAACGCCAATTAACTTGGTTAAGAAGCTGGCCCGATGTTACATGGTTAACAACGGGTGATGAAGAAAACTTGCATCGTGTAGTAAGTTCGCTAAGCTAG
- the hfq gene encoding RNA chaperone Hfq, which produces MAKGQSLQDPFLNALRRERIPVSIFLVNGIKLQGKIQSFDQFVILLENTVNQMVYKHAISTVVPARAVNFQGVQENDDTEEPEAGNI; this is translated from the coding sequence ATGGCAAAAGGCCAATCGTTACAAGACCCATTTTTGAATGCACTACGCCGTGAGCGCATCCCAGTATCAATCTTTTTGGTTAATGGCATAAAATTACAAGGTAAAATTCAGTCATTTGATCAATTTGTTATTTTACTAGAAAACACCGTAAATCAAATGGTGTATAAACATGCAATTTCAACAGTTGTTCCTGCTCGTGCAGTTAATTTCCAAGGTGTTCAAGAAAATGACGACACTGAAGAACCTGAAGCTGGAAACATTTAA
- a CDS encoding N-acetylmuramoyl-L-alanine amidase — MSRGVIKLFIYLVAITMSSSLWAQNTINSVRVWPSPDSTRVVFDLTEKPDFSYFMLKNPSRLVVDLEQTRELKVLPGIPPKHQIVSKLRYSKPKNKHSVRFVFELSAPVKPVVFALAPTGPYKNRLVVDLYDKSESSTAVSPAQTATKNRQLSQERDIVIAIDAGHGGEDPGSIGPSGTYEKTITLQIAKRLERMIDSERGMISRMVRSGDYFVKLNTRTNRAREKKADFFVSIHADAFTSPGPNGASVWVLSLRRANSEIGKWIEDKEKHSELLGGAADVIKDAANEKYLAQALLDMSMDHSMKTGLSVADEVVKELRKVAKLHKKDPQHASLAVLKSPDIPSILIETGFISNPREEKLLKSANHQERLAKAIFTSIKNYYLKNPPDDSLFAKLKSQYPTKHKVRPGESLSMLASRYGITINKLKQANKLSSNTLFIGQELDIPQS, encoded by the coding sequence ATGAGTCGCGGTGTAATTAAACTCTTTATTTATCTTGTAGCTATCACTATGAGTTCGTCGCTATGGGCACAAAATACCATTAATAGTGTGCGCGTTTGGCCATCTCCAGATAGTACTCGGGTGGTATTTGATTTAACTGAAAAGCCTGACTTTAGTTATTTTATGCTTAAAAACCCCAGCCGTTTAGTGGTTGATTTAGAGCAAACACGGGAACTTAAAGTGTTACCCGGTATTCCGCCTAAGCATCAAATTGTCAGTAAGCTTCGTTATTCTAAGCCAAAAAATAAACACAGCGTGCGCTTTGTATTTGAATTGAGTGCCCCGGTAAAGCCTGTGGTTTTTGCATTAGCACCAACGGGCCCGTATAAAAACAGGTTGGTTGTTGATCTATATGACAAAAGTGAATCATCCACAGCAGTATCACCAGCGCAAACAGCGACTAAAAACCGTCAATTAAGCCAAGAGCGCGATATTGTTATTGCGATTGACGCTGGTCACGGTGGCGAAGATCCTGGCTCAATTGGCCCATCGGGTACCTATGAAAAAACGATTACATTACAAATAGCTAAACGCTTAGAGCGGATGATTGACTCTGAGCGCGGGATGATTTCGCGTATGGTGCGCAGCGGCGATTACTTTGTAAAGCTCAATACCCGTACCAATCGTGCTCGTGAGAAAAAAGCTGATTTCTTTGTCTCTATTCATGCTGATGCATTTACTAGCCCAGGTCCAAATGGTGCCTCGGTGTGGGTGTTATCACTGCGCCGTGCTAACTCAGAAATAGGTAAATGGATTGAAGATAAAGAAAAACACTCTGAACTTTTAGGTGGCGCGGCAGATGTAATAAAAGATGCTGCTAATGAAAAGTACTTAGCGCAAGCACTGCTTGATATGTCGATGGATCATTCGATGAAAACCGGTTTGAGCGTTGCTGATGAAGTAGTAAAAGAGCTACGTAAGGTGGCAAAGTTACATAAAAAAGACCCTCAACATGCGAGTCTTGCGGTATTAAAGTCACCAGATATTCCTTCTATTTTAATCGAAACAGGGTTTATTTCTAATCCCCGTGAAGAAAAATTGCTTAAAAGTGCTAATCACCAAGAGCGTTTAGCCAAAGCTATATTTACTTCAATTAAAAATTATTATTTAAAAAACCCACCCGACGATTCTTTATTTGCTAAGTTAAAGTCGCAATATCCAACCAAGCATAAAGTTCGCCCGGGGGAGTCGTTAAGCATGTTAGCGAGTCGCTACGGCATAACCATAAACAAGTTAAAGCAGGCGAATAAACTAAGCTCTAATACCTTATTTATTGGCCAAGAGCTCGATATACCGCAAAGTTAA
- the mutL gene encoding DNA mismatch repair endonuclease MutL, with translation MSIEILPARLANQIAAGEVVERPASVVKELVENSLDAGATRIQIDIERGGHKLIRIRDNGAGIAQDELTLALSRHATSKLKSLDDLENICSLGFRGEALASISSVSRLTLSSKTKHQEAAWQAFAQGRDMAVQVKPVAHPDGTTIEVKDLFFNTPARRKFLRTEKTEFSHIDELIKRIALSRFDVSITLTHNEKVVRQYRAKTDPSQAIARVAQVAGKAFAEQGLHIQSGEGGLQLHGWVLPVGSANTTQYTYVNNRMMRDKLILHAIRQAFEEVSGAQELPGFVIYIDIDPRQVDVNVHPAKHEVRFHQGRLVHDFILQAIKQVVVPLQGEFTSEPLNNPADAAFSYTDTARSPAANFESGEVFDYPKSQLQPSHSVSSGGASLGSRSAGGSGGAYRATPSTNHHDINAFYQGVSEQHAAHFDQGAHVSVGLNKAHAVEQGVALKTVAIISINEGVCVFSSEQQLYCSHFKYALVDDWHEQIKEQGSLEGKALLLPVRVNLSKQDCELIAAQQSWFTLLGFELIIEKQFVMVKKLPACLYLLDVTSAVESLLEACKAPLENIESWLAWQMQYTPARFYSSNIFLAQQTRMQNNPQTIERLRAKAVKIDLEHYLTQLD, from the coding sequence ATGAGTATTGAAATACTACCCGCACGTTTAGCGAACCAAATTGCTGCAGGTGAAGTGGTCGAGCGCCCCGCGTCGGTGGTAAAAGAATTAGTAGAAAACAGCCTAGATGCTGGTGCTACACGCATTCAAATAGATATTGAGCGAGGTGGGCACAAACTAATTCGTATTCGTGACAATGGTGCGGGTATTGCTCAAGACGAGCTTACATTAGCACTTTCTCGCCATGCAACCAGTAAATTAAAATCCCTCGATGATTTAGAAAATATTTGCTCACTAGGATTTAGAGGTGAAGCACTGGCGTCAATTAGTTCGGTTTCGCGCTTAACGCTAAGCTCAAAAACTAAACATCAAGAAGCCGCTTGGCAAGCATTTGCACAAGGTCGCGATATGGCTGTGCAAGTAAAACCAGTAGCGCACCCAGATGGCACTACCATAGAAGTAAAAGATTTATTTTTTAATACGCCAGCCCGGCGTAAATTTTTACGTACCGAAAAAACAGAGTTTAGCCATATTGATGAGCTTATAAAGCGCATTGCGCTGAGTCGATTTGATGTATCTATTACCCTTACTCATAATGAAAAAGTAGTTAGGCAGTACCGTGCTAAAACCGATCCTAGCCAAGCAATTGCCCGTGTAGCACAAGTGGCGGGTAAAGCATTTGCTGAGCAAGGCTTACATATTCAATCGGGCGAGGGGGGCTTGCAGCTTCATGGCTGGGTATTGCCTGTTGGCTCTGCTAACACCACGCAGTATACCTATGTAAACAATCGTATGATGCGCGACAAGCTTATACTGCACGCTATTCGCCAAGCATTTGAAGAAGTAAGTGGTGCCCAAGAGTTACCCGGTTTTGTTATTTATATTGATATTGATCCTCGTCAAGTTGATGTAAATGTTCATCCTGCAAAGCACGAAGTACGTTTTCATCAAGGGCGTTTAGTACACGACTTTATACTACAAGCAATTAAACAAGTTGTTGTGCCACTGCAAGGTGAGTTTACTAGTGAGCCTTTAAATAACCCAGCCGATGCGGCATTTAGTTATACAGACACAGCACGCTCTCCCGCTGCAAATTTTGAGTCGGGTGAGGTATTTGATTATCCTAAATCGCAATTGCAACCATCTCATAGTGTTAGTTCTGGCGGTGCATCGCTAGGTTCGCGTAGTGCGGGAGGAAGTGGTGGTGCCTACAGAGCTACACCTAGTACTAATCATCATGATATTAATGCTTTTTATCAGGGCGTGAGTGAGCAGCATGCCGCGCATTTTGACCAAGGTGCTCACGTATCTGTAGGGCTAAACAAGGCACACGCAGTGGAGCAAGGCGTTGCTTTAAAAACGGTTGCTATTATTAGCATTAACGAAGGCGTGTGTGTGTTTAGCAGCGAGCAGCAATTGTATTGCTCACATTTTAAATATGCATTAGTTGATGATTGGCATGAGCAAATAAAAGAGCAGGGCAGCTTAGAGGGCAAAGCGCTGTTGTTACCAGTGCGAGTTAATTTATCCAAACAAGACTGTGAGCTAATAGCAGCGCAACAGTCGTGGTTTACGCTATTAGGTTTTGAGCTGATTATTGAAAAGCAGTTTGTGATGGTTAAAAAACTTCCTGCGTGCTTATATTTATTAGATGTTACTAGCGCGGTTGAAAGCTTGTTGGAAGCGTGTAAAGCGCCACTTGAAAACATAGAAAGCTGGTTGGCGTGGCAGATGCAATACACACCAGCGCGTTTTTATTCCAGCAATATCTTTTTAGCGCAGCAAACCCGCATGCAAAATAATCCGCAAACAATTGAACGTTTGCGTGCAAAAGCAGTTAAAATAGATTTAGAGCACTATTTAACGCAATTAGATTAA